A DNA window from Niabella yanshanensis contains the following coding sequences:
- a CDS encoding NAD(P)/FAD-dependent oxidoreductase → MQPEKVDVLVIGAGPAGTVAASIVNQAGYKVKIVEKQEFPRFVIGESLLPRCMEALEEAKFLDAVKARGYQQKNGAKFEKQGKICNYFFNDQFTDGWGWTWQVPRADFDHTLAKTVESQGVPVEYQTGVTAIQFHPDGTSTTTVEDKDGNTREIFARFIIDGSGYGRVIPKLFGMERPSNLPPRKAVFTHLVDTKRSMDDEPDRITIIVHDKAVWIWVIPFSTGITSVGYVADPGFFEQFTGTQEEIMRGLIASQPYIAERMKDAELVFEPRVLQSWSSTTDKFYGDGFVLTGNVTEFLDPVFSSGVTLATVSSQIAGKLVVKKLKGEAVDWNKEYMDIMMQGVNTFRSYVMAWYEGTLDTIFFADDQDPEIKRKICSVLAGYVWDLENDYVKNHDTALKKLAKTIHLRDSITYINNGFKDPE, encoded by the coding sequence ATGCAACCCGAAAAAGTAGATGTCCTTGTAATTGGTGCCGGTCCTGCAGGTACCGTGGCCGCTTCCATTGTAAACCAGGCCGGTTATAAAGTTAAGATCGTGGAGAAACAGGAGTTTCCGCGATTCGTGATTGGAGAAAGCCTGTTACCGCGATGTATGGAAGCGCTGGAGGAAGCAAAATTCCTGGATGCCGTGAAGGCAAGGGGCTACCAGCAAAAGAACGGCGCCAAGTTCGAAAAACAGGGAAAAATATGCAACTACTTTTTTAACGACCAGTTTACTGACGGATGGGGCTGGACCTGGCAGGTGCCTCGCGCAGACTTCGACCATACGCTGGCGAAAACAGTGGAGAGCCAGGGTGTTCCTGTTGAATACCAAACAGGTGTTACAGCCATACAATTCCATCCGGATGGCACTTCAACCACAACGGTTGAAGATAAGGACGGCAACACAAGGGAAATATTTGCCCGTTTTATAATTGACGGAAGTGGTTACGGTCGCGTCATACCCAAATTATTTGGAATGGAACGTCCTTCTAACCTGCCGCCGCGTAAAGCGGTGTTTACACACCTGGTTGATACCAAACGTTCTATGGATGACGAGCCCGATCGTATTACGATTATCGTGCACGACAAAGCCGTATGGATATGGGTGATCCCGTTCTCTACCGGCATTACGTCTGTCGGTTATGTGGCCGATCCCGGATTCTTTGAACAATTCACAGGGACTCAGGAAGAGATTATGCGTGGGCTCATTGCGTCGCAGCCTTATATCGCAGAGCGGATGAAAGACGCCGAATTGGTGTTTGAACCAAGGGTATTGCAATCATGGTCTTCAACTACCGATAAGTTTTATGGCGACGGATTTGTATTAACCGGTAATGTAACCGAGTTCCTCGACCCTGTATTTTCATCCGGCGTAACATTAGCAACGGTATCCAGCCAGATTGCCGGCAAACTGGTAGTGAAAAAGTTAAAAGGCGAAGCTGTAGATTGGAATAAGGAATACATGGATATTATGATGCAGGGCGTAAATACCTTCCGTAGCTATGTAATGGCCTGGTATGAGGGAACATTGGATACCATCTTTTTCGCAGATGACCAGGATCCTGAAATCAAACGTAAAATATGTTCAGTACTGGCGGGTTATGTTTGGGACCTGGAGAATGATTATGTAAAGAATCACGATACGGCTTTAAAGAAACTGGCAAAAACCATTCATTTAAGAGACAGCATCACTTACATTAATAATGGGTTTAAAGATCCGGAGTAG
- a CDS encoding beta-ketoacyl-[acyl-carrier-protein] synthase family protein: MSLKHQETYISGGVCIRNRTIQSGDHVVFMSDGSSDLFSSLYEKLEIDYPRFFKMDALCKLGIAATHILLKDFDTTAYQPGELGIVLSNRSGSIEADINYFESSKSFPSPSLFVYTLPNIVIGEISIRYGFKGENAFFISEQFDADWMVFYVNNLMQYQGIKACICGWVDVENDEYDARFFLIERGKENGLNFTADNLHVGCQA, from the coding sequence TTGAGTTTGAAGCATCAGGAGACATATATTTCAGGCGGTGTTTGCATTCGCAATAGAACCATTCAATCGGGTGATCATGTAGTCTTTATGTCTGACGGTTCCTCCGATCTCTTTTCATCCCTTTACGAAAAGCTGGAGATCGATTACCCCAGGTTTTTTAAAATGGATGCGCTTTGTAAGCTGGGTATTGCCGCTACACATATTTTATTAAAGGATTTTGATACAACAGCTTATCAGCCGGGTGAACTGGGTATTGTTTTATCCAACCGAAGTGGCAGCATCGAAGCAGATATCAACTATTTTGAATCTTCTAAATCCTTTCCCAGTCCTTCCCTTTTTGTTTACACCCTGCCGAATATTGTTATCGGAGAAATAAGTATCCGGTATGGATTTAAGGGCGAGAACGCCTTTTTTATCAGTGAACAGTTTGATGCAGATTGGATGGTGTTTTATGTGAATAACCTGATGCAATACCAGGGCATTAAAGCCTGTATCTGCGGATGGGTGGATGTAGAAAACGACGAATACGATGCCCGGTTCTTTTTAATAGAGCGGGGAAAAGAGAATGGTCTTAACTTTACAGCCGATAATTTACATGTAGGATGTCAGGCGTAA
- a CDS encoding methyltransferase: MTNFYAKDKRSAIDAKHHAQVIAHGPIVFQVARLLRDKGILKVIENHKTGINLAGIVEQTKVPEYGTRVLLEAGLGMEMVTVDEDGKYYLAKTGYFILHDPLTNVNMNFVQDICYKGLFHLEEAIDTGKPAGLKELGSWNTVYEGLSQLQPQQQKSWFEYDHFFSDIAFPLVLKHIYKPENHIKKLLEIGGNTGKWALASTKFDQDVRITIVDLPGQAAMARKNIENLGLTERVDFYPANVLDESVQFPPGYDAVWMSQFLDCFSEDEIISIMERCGQALNGEGAIYILEAFWDNQRFETAAFCIQQLSIYFTAIANGNSQMYDSRVFKKAIDRAGFDIVEEISGIGLSHTLLKCKKRK; this comes from the coding sequence ATGACGAATTTTTACGCCAAAGACAAGAGATCTGCTATAGACGCTAAACACCATGCACAGGTTATTGCACATGGTCCGATCGTATTCCAGGTGGCCAGGTTATTAAGAGATAAAGGCATTTTAAAAGTAATAGAAAACCATAAAACAGGTATTAATCTTGCCGGAATCGTAGAACAAACAAAAGTGCCTGAATACGGAACCCGGGTATTATTGGAAGCAGGACTTGGAATGGAAATGGTAACGGTAGATGAAGATGGAAAATACTACCTGGCGAAAACCGGATATTTTATTTTACACGACCCGCTTACCAACGTAAATATGAATTTTGTGCAGGACATCTGTTATAAAGGTTTATTTCACCTTGAGGAGGCCATTGATACCGGTAAGCCGGCAGGATTGAAAGAGCTGGGTAGCTGGAACACTGTGTACGAAGGACTTTCTCAGTTACAGCCACAACAGCAAAAAAGCTGGTTCGAGTATGATCATTTCTTTTCAGATATTGCTTTTCCCCTAGTGCTGAAACATATTTACAAGCCGGAGAACCATATTAAAAAATTACTTGAAATTGGCGGAAATACAGGAAAATGGGCGTTAGCTTCCACAAAATTTGATCAGGATGTGCGCATTACCATTGTTGACCTGCCGGGGCAGGCTGCAATGGCCAGGAAGAATATTGAAAACCTGGGGCTTACTGAACGTGTAGATTTTTACCCGGCAAACGTATTGGATGAGTCGGTACAGTTTCCTCCCGGCTATGATGCAGTTTGGATGAGCCAGTTCCTGGATTGTTTCTCAGAAGATGAAATTATTTCTATCATGGAACGTTGCGGACAGGCATTAAACGGGGAAGGCGCTATTTATATTTTAGAAGCGTTCTGGGATAATCAGCGTTTTGAAACAGCCGCTTTTTGTATTCAGCAGTTATCCATCTATTTTACTGCTATAGCAAATGGTAATAGCCAGATGTACGACAGCCGTGTTTTCAAAAAAGCAATCGACCGGGCAGGCTTTGACATTGTTGAGGAGATAAGTGGTATCGGGTTAAGCCACACTTTACTGAAATGTAAAAAACGTAAATAA
- a CDS encoding ORF6N domain-containing protein, with translation MEISLIQNKIHEIRGLRIMLDFDLAELYQIENKRLKESVRRNIKRFPPDFMFVLSKEEYDSLRSQFAALKTGRGQHSKYTPFAFTEHGVAMLAAVLNSDKAIDMNINIIRAFIALKQLVLEQKDLMEQLKEWRTELHQRIDVHDAQLSQIYEAIENMLDDQVEKKEKEEAWKHRNRIGFKNEKK, from the coding sequence ATGGAAATATCATTGATACAAAATAAAATTCATGAAATACGGGGCTTACGGATAATGCTCGATTTTGATCTGGCGGAGTTGTATCAAATAGAGAACAAGCGTCTTAAGGAATCTGTTCGAAGAAATATTAAACGGTTTCCTCCCGACTTTATGTTTGTACTTTCGAAAGAAGAATATGATTCTTTAAGGTCGCAATTTGCGGCCTTAAAGACTGGAAGGGGACAACATTCTAAATATACGCCATTTGCTTTTACGGAACATGGAGTGGCAATGCTGGCCGCTGTGTTAAACTCAGACAAAGCTATTGATATGAATATAAATATCATTAGAGCTTTTATAGCATTAAAACAACTGGTGTTAGAGCAAAAGGATCTAATGGAGCAGTTAAAAGAATGGAGAACAGAATTACATCAGCGAATTGATGTACATGACGCGCAATTGAGTCAGATATACGAAGCCATTGAAAATATGCTGGACGATCAGGTAGAGAAAAAGGAAAAAGAAGAAGCATGGAAGCACCGAAACAGGATTGGATTTAAAAACGAAAAGAAATAA
- a CDS encoding phosphopantetheine-binding protein has product MDKKELIYQLKQQIIKQLNLGGKTPEDIGDDDPLFVEGLGLDSIDALELIVLLQQEYNIKLKNAEEGQTIFRSVTTMADYILEQQAGAAN; this is encoded by the coding sequence ATGGATAAGAAAGAACTGATTTACCAGTTAAAGCAACAAATTATAAAGCAGCTCAACCTGGGTGGCAAAACACCGGAAGATATCGGAGACGATGACCCGCTTTTTGTAGAAGGTTTAGGCCTGGACTCAATTGATGCATTGGAGTTGATTGTATTGCTGCAACAGGAATATAATATCAAGCTAAAAAATGCAGAAGAAGGACAAACGATCTTTCGTTCTGTAACTACGATGGCTGATTATATACTGGAACAACAAGCCGGCGCTGCGAATTAA